AATTCGCACCCCGCACGCTAAGGAACCTCAAGTCGGTCAGTCCTTTGAATTGTTCAGCTATGTAGCTTCTTCCAATCTTGTCGAGACAGAGGGCCTCAATTTTACTAGTGCCCTGTAGGTAGAGACATAGTGGACAGTGAGTTTAAATGATGAGATGAGACCAACCGTATTTAAGAAAAGATGTACTAATTTCAAGTTGGTGTCACAATATTGTGATGTAGACTTCTCACTTTCAACTTTGTGAAAGGACATTTTGTGGTCGCATATTATTTATCTAACTTACGAAAAAAATGTGAAGCTCAAGAGGGTGCTTCCGGACTTTGTCTCTTATTATGTCCTTCGtaatttgcacattttgaatTCCCAAAAATTGCTTTTAGCCGTGTTCCTTTTAACTTTAATGCTAATAATAAAGTCCAATCATCACAAAATTCAAAACCACATTTTATTTACATGACAACagaaattaaattagaattatTGGAATGAGCCATTACTATAAACTTTCTCATGTCTAGCTAATTTTACACATATTAATCTCATAAATAAAATTTGACATGTCATTTATTTTCCAACAAATATTTCTTAGTAAAATCTATGCGATGATGGATAAAGTTCACATTACATctaataataagaaaattattttgagtttaatttaattattacaaAGTAACGAGAGTGATCTCGAATTGTGCATTTACTCACATTAGAACATAAGGATGCTATTGACCGTTATATTATGTTAATACGTCGTTCTAAAACTAATGTGGTAATCATTACTTTTTTAAAAGGTAGAATCGACTTTTTTTTCATCCTAAATATGATGATTggataaagaaataaaatacatATGTTAATAAGACCTGTTGAAGCATAGGGTTGTGATTTTGTTTTAGGTTTTATACCAAATGATCATTCTTTCATAAGTTTCGACATTAAAACGTTTGTAATTATGTGACTGAAGATGTGCATTTGTTAGTATATGTTTTGTTGTAAATACATGGTTCTCCAATTTAAGCATATTTACACTAtctaatatatataatataatgtTAAAAATAAATCTATTATTTCACCACTAAAAATTCTTGCATACACGTTTCAAGGAAATCGTGTCCTGGGAATTAATTTTCCTATAAATCTATCTATACACCAATATCATAATAGCTGTTCTGCCATAAGTTTTCGTGATTATGAACATTCATTTTGGGAAATTCTCATTATTCTTCTAAAACAAAGCCATTTAGTTTCGTGGTTCTTACTCTCGACCcaattttttatgttaattgaAAATAGGATTTTCAAATAATGTATTCTTAATGTTATATACCTCATCAAAATAGTACGCTGTTTCAAATAACGACGATAAATAGAGCTTTTATCTATTCTCTCCCCAGGAACACCTCTATTTAAAGTAGTGCATGTAAATTTGCACCACTTATTACAATTCTTAGTGCAGACTCCGTTGATTCTTGATACAACTCGTGTTTTATGTTGCTTACGTTtatcttctttatttttgtttctgaatAACACATCTTCTTTATGCAACTTCATTTGCGTCTTTTGCTTGTTGATAACTTCTTTATATAGCGTCTTCTTCTTTATATAGCATAAAAGAATGTTTagattctctatttttctctaGTGTTGTAATAATTGTAACACGAGGCTTTTGCTATGCACAAGATGTAAGAGTTACTTGACATTTTCTACTGTAAAATATCTCCTCCTTTTTTGGATTAATTAGAATGTAAATATGTGATTAACTCAAACTGATTAGACTACTTTTTTGGAGGAgctttaaaaaaagagaaaaaagaatgcATGAAATAGAATAAGAATGTGAGATGGTGAGTAGCCTGAGTATGTTACGGGGCATTTTGGCTTAGTCACgaatatttaatttaatacgTGTCCAATTCATTCCTCAAACCAATCAGGAGAGATATAAAATTGATGAGTTAGAGAGATATCGGTCAGAGTGACAAAACATTCCATCCATATAAATGTTTAAAAAGTTATATTACCCTGTTGTTTAtacatcaaaaataaaaatgaaactgCGAAAGATAAAGGACTAACAATTGATGACAGATGACTCGGCTGCACAAACTGCAAAAGATTAAGGACTTCATTGAccgaaaagaaaatagaagggGAATTAAATGGCACAAACAGTAATATTTAGTGGACTAAATCTGTACCTAACCCAACTTGAAATGTACAGGGATGAGGATAGCTAATCGCCACAAATGAGTGGAGGTCTCATTTGTCACAGCAAACAACTCATAAGGAGTCGACACGCaatacaagaaaaaggaaaagaaagacctcacaagaaagaaatcaaaagaagaatcCAACTATCAAACATGTGCATCACACGTATATGCCGGAAAAGCATGGCCCCAACAATTTATAGACGTCGGGTTTTCTATAAAAGTACTCTGTCAAACATTATGTTTTCGTAGTTTTGTTGTTGCATTGAAGTTGCCAAAAGAACAGCAACCTCGTCACAGCATTACCAGGTAAAGACAAGAAATTGCTCCTCAATTATGTTCTGTTATCAGGCAAGAACAGCAATTGTTCGAAAGAGTTCATTTGCTAATACAAGCAACAAGTTTTGGGGGCTCAGGACTGACaataatttctatttcaaacaaGAAAGAGACTATGGACTCACATGCACTAACTGGGACATGTAGAGAAAACTCTTACCTTGTTGCTGCCAAGCACTTCTGCAGCTTCTTCATAAGTCCATAATCTACTACGATTTTGCGGCTCCTTTTGATTTTCTAGacgaataatttctcttccaagaTCCCTCAGTTGATCATGCATCAAGAGATTGCCGCCTTTGTCAATTTTTATGAGGGACAAAAGACTCAACACTTCTATCCCCTTCCCGGGGAAAAAACCACAAGCATCCCACATATAAGTCAGATGTTGTTTAGATGATCCGATAAAAAAACAcgcaatatccaaaaatatctaTTGGTTATCGGGATCTAGTGCGTCGTAACTTATCCTCAACTTCTCTTGCACTTTCGTATGAGGCACTTTCTCTAATTTCTTTGATGTAGCTTTCCATGCTTCTTTTGTCTTTCCACATAAGAATGAGCCTATAACTTCAAGGGCTAAGGGAAGCCCCCAAGTAGTAGATACGATATCACGAGAGAAAACCTCATAATCAATCGAAGGAGAATCCATTCGAAATGCATGTCTACTAAATAAAACTAATGATTGATCTGAAAGCAATTCATTGAGTTGATACTTGTGGCTTACTCCAGCCGTGTCAAGAATACTCTTGTCTCTAGTGGTGACAATGACTATACTTCCAGCTTTAAACCAACTACCATCTCCAACCAAAGCGTTCAAGTAAATACggtcatccacatcatcaagaaggATCAGGACCTTTTTACTTGTGAATCGAGATTTAAGGATACCGATTCCATCATCGACATTAGACACATCACACAAACTTCCTATTATGTCAGAAATGAGCTGCTTTTGCAGGCATTTAATACCCTCACGCCGAGATGTTTCTCGAATATTTTCCACAAAGCAACGATCCTCAAAATGACTAGAGAGTTTGTTATATAACACCTTTGCAAGAGTTGTCTTACCGATGCCGCCCATTCCATAAATTCTGATAATCCATGTACCATTGAATTTAGTATCTATCTTGCTCATAATATTTTCCACACGATTGTCAACTCCCACCAACTGTTCGGGAACATTTAGCTGAAAAAGCCTCTTTAACTCACTCATAACTCTTCTAACAACCATTTTAACTAATACTGCTTCATGCCTACAGATAACAATAAAAATTGCAATATATGAtgacattatttttataaattttcaagtaaaatctAATTATGACGAGCTAAACAAGTTTGGGTGGATAGTGCTGTACCCATTATGAATTTTCTCGGATTCCCATCCTTTCAAGAAACTGACTTCTTTGAGCgattctttccatttctttacaatcatttcgtcctcattcTCTTTATGTGCATTGACAGCATGTCCCAATCTCCCCTTCAAATATCGTACCTGCGAgggttccactttgtaaaatatgggCAACACTATTTGCCCTTCATTTCTCTTGCAATTCAAAATTTGCGCGAGCTCGCGAAGGCACCATTTGCTGGAAGCGTAGTCCTCCAAGATAATCGGGATCGAGATCTTAGATTGCGTAATACTGTGGAGAAGCTCCGGACCGAACTCATCACCAACACGGAGCTCAACGTCGTCTCTGAACACATGAATTCCTGCATCTTTAAGGCTAGTATAGAGATAATCAGTGAAGCCTTTGCGAGTGTCTTtccctctgaagctcaagaacacttcGTAGTTATTTCCCTTCCACTGTTCCTCTCCGCCCTCATAATCTCGTCCATGTGGAGGGGTCGATGATGAAGACGCCATGGAATTCAGATCTTCAGAATGAGAgggcttttttcttttgcaatttgatTGGCAATCTAAGTTcagaggacaaaaaaaaagggaaaagagaaaaaaggaatggagaggaaggaagagaaggaagagaccAATTTCCTTATTCTGTTCTAAGAAAGCCAGATTTCGCGGTCCAGGTCTGCGAATTGCAGAGTTGAGAGAACTCATCAGAAGTAAATGGAGCAATCAAAGCaggaaaacagagaagaaaagagaagatagCAAGAAGTCATGGATTACCTGAGGAGTGCTCAAACAGCACAAATCCACCCACTGCTGGGAGCCTTCGACAATGCTGAGTTCTTGCCGTCCGACGATCCTTTCATGCACGGTAAGGATAAACCACTGCAAACGCGTAATATTTCCGCTGCATTACGAGGAAGGTGAGTGCGGAACCTGTGCTGCTGCTTTCATTGATATTCCCACGGCATTATGCAGGGGGTATTTTGTGCAAAGCACATAATGCTGAGTTCTTGCCATCCGACGGTCCAAGACACATGCTGCCCGAAAAGGGCAATTGTTGCACGCGTAATTTCCACGACATTCTGCAGAAGGTGCGTTTGCTTTTTGACATGACTTGCTTTTTGCTATTAATGAAGGAAATAGAAACGAAAACCAGCAATCAATTAAACGAAAAAACAGATTGCGATCATGGCATGCGTAATGGCACATATTTGTGAAGAGGAGACCCATTTTATCAGAAAATCAGAGGACGATGGCACATAGTTGTGAAGAGGAGATCCATCACGTAACGAAAACTAGATGATTCTAGTCgacctttcttttccttttgacgGACTCCTTGTCCCGTATGTGGGTGGAATCGCGAGTTTTTCTTTGGGAATACATGTCAACCCCACACCATCTCTGCACAAACCATAAATAGTCCAAACCTCGTGATTGGCATCCTGCGAGGGCATGGGAACAATGAAATCCACATATGTCAAGCTTTGATTGACATTTGAGCTCCAAGATTCAGCAGGCTTGACTTGACTTGcttttttattaacaaaagaAGCGGGAAGGAAAAGTGACGACCGATACTACAGTGTCTTTGTAACTGACTTATCGACAACATAACCCTAGTTATTGCACTACTTCAAACTacaaatggaagagagagagaggaaaaaaaaagtgaacatagtggaaatttatttgataaggACGACAGTTTACCGGTCATGTGTctcattatgaaaaaaaaaaaacaagtaaatgCATATTGTAGAGATTAAATagcaaagagaaagagaaagcgAAATAAAGTTTAGGTAAAAatatgaaatgcaattttttttacagacgtgaagttttttcttttagatGGATAAATCCCAAAATTTAGGATGTAATCGATACGGGGTGAACGTGGTTCAGATTAGAACTCAGAGTAACGAGTTCTCCGACATTCCAATAATTATTCAGTGCTCAAAGCGAATGTAGGGAGGTTCAAAGTTCCAAAATTAAAATTGCATCATCACCAATGTTTATTTCAGGTCTTATTCCACTTGCGGAACTTAGAActggaaataattttttatatttttattactatatatttttgcacaatcctACAATGTTATATGGCGTCCGATAATAAGTGTATAGTCTGgagccaaaaaaatttttagattttaggttccaaaaaatgataaatgtgtttcaatggattgatttcgggttctaaatgtaaatcaaacggaacctaaaaccGCTCACATCTACTTTTTCTTAGATGTTGTGGCGTTCATTCTAATTttgtttaactaaaaatgaaaaaataaaataaaataaaataaattgataggttATCGGATACCTTGGAACCGACTCTAGAACTGTGACGGGGGTAGGTTCCGGTGTTCCAAGAGGGTAGGTAGGTTCcagggttccaaaaaatgaagaactcgACCGTGTAGGTTAGCGGGTCCCAGGTCGAGGACACCTAGGAAcccgaaaccgctcacccctagtaatCGAGGCATAAGAAATTTTATAAACCATTCGTGTATTCTAGAGAAAAGATATACGTTCGGTCAAAGATTCTTGAGGATCAAATACTGTAGTAGCGAAAGTTGAAATTAGTGAATGAAGCAAACTTCCATTATTAGAATGAATAATGGGAATTTATCTACATATCTAGGGTTTCCTCGTCATCCGGAAATATAATATGATTATTAGCTTGGGTTTGACCGTTGCAATATAGAGGTTTGACCGTCAGATGCCTTAACCCCCATCAGACGACGGTCCAAGACGCATGCTGCACGGGAAGGACAATTATTGCACCCGTAATTTTCCGCGGCATTATGCGGAAGGCGCATCGTCTTCTTCTTGACttgactttgcttttcctatttaCTAAAAACGCCAACCGACGATCTATTCCGATGCTCCGAGTCGCCAACCAATGtaataaaagaataaattatgacccattttgacagtcTGATCATATCTATAGATTACTTAGTCATTACCCCCTCACCCAAGTCACTTTTATCTCTctccttaaattaattttctttatttttcatataaattttaCGCTTTCAAAGTAACAATTAGAAATTCTCAAGTAACGAGTTCTCCACATTCAAATAATTATTCAGTGCTAAAAGAACAAATTATGACTTTGACCAATCATATTgtttttatatttaatattgCATCATCACCAAttgcttttttatttcatgTCTTATTTCCTTAGTAGAATCTAAAAGAAATGAGACAAGTAATATAGGGTGACATTGTAGTCCCCGAGGATGACTGTTTACTGATTACCCGTTTCATCGTGGAAGAAATGAACATGCACATACATATAGTAACGATGACATAGCGAAgataaaagaataaattaattttaggGAAGAATATGAAATGCTTACAtggtaaatatatattattattttttttgcctaatgGTGCATTCAATAATTGGTGGGCGTGCTCGATAGGTAAATCTCTccattaaaaaaatcgaaatccaAGATATAATTTGGGCAAAAAAATTGTCAATCATTTAGAGAAAAGATAAAGGTTGGTTCAAAGTTTTTGGAGGATCAGGAACTCTAGCAGCAAAGGATGAAATTAGTCTTTGTGAGGTCCTAGACCTTTACTTACTTTGAAGGCAAAATATTTTAGAGTGCACGAACCAAACTTCCATTATTAGAatgaaaaaatggaaatttgtcTACGTGGGTAGGATTTCCTCTCCATCTGGAAATTTGAGCTCTAGCGCGCTCGACTAGACTTTGCTTTTCtattacaaaaaaatagaaggaaagaaaaatgacgATCAATACCCGTTAAAGTTGTTTGTGATACGGACCTTAGTAAGTCCTAAAACTGCTACATCTAAGGCCCATTCGGACTTCGGAATCCTTTAGGTGTAATATTCATAGAGAGTATTCCCCGcctccaggaaaaaaaaaagaggcgatTGGCAATTGAGAGGGTGACGATGGGGAAGGTAAACTCCACCATGTCAATCATTGATTGGCTACTTCTGGGTAGGCTCGTATAGTAGCGACCCATGCTTAGGGTGAGTCATCGGAGCTTCGACTTCTACGTTGTTGGTTTATGCTTCGCACAATGTTTGTTGACTAGCATGTAGACTTGACTTGCTTTtctattagtaaaaaaaaaggaaagaaaactgaCGATCAATACCCGTCAAAGGTGTTTGTGATTAGCAATTGGATATTATGAACCAATATGATGACTTAGACTTGCCCTTTCTTTAATAAAGATACAGAAATGAAAAACCAAAGGGCAATCCTTGCACGCGTAATTTCCACAGCATTTTGCGGAAGGTGTGTGGGAACTAGGGGTAAGCATGGTTGGGGTGGGTGATTTCCATCCTAGAACTGTGAACCACCCACTAAGAGCCGGtttcgaaaaattgaaattgagaatcGCCCACTGGTTTCATGGATCCACCCGACAATCGGACCACAAGTCCAGTCTGGTTCTCAAGTGGGTCAATGGTGTGACACCCCAAGTGCGTCGCTCACTATCGCGTCTTATTTGTTTTATCTTCATTTTATCTTTGTTAGCATGCGGAAGCTTACTGAAAACAAATCATATATGTTTTACCTAGATGGGAATGCTCAGTAGTGCATTTTAGAGTACTTCGAGATGCTTTCATTAGACCAAATGGTTTGAAGATTCCCATCGGTAAGTTAAGTCTAATCATATGTGCGTGTTTTGAAGTATATATAATTTCATAGGCACTATGTAAGGGCATACATGTTATTTATATCGATATCCAGTTTCAATCAAACAATAAATTGGATAttatatgagaatatccgactttaagtTTGTTCATTGTCTCAataaaagaagttttttttttatctcgctAGTAATGTAGCACAATCATTTACTTATGATCCAACCCGATGGGATAAAACTTAAAACTTATAAATTGACTCATATAAGTCTTTCATATAGGGCTCACATGGAATCCACATGATCAACGGCtcctaaaaagaaaggaaatcacCTCCGCAGAAACTTGTATTTCGTGAATCATGTTAACCACTTTCAGCCtttcaccaccaccatcacctcctaaaaaaaaaaatctcctccATAGAAGCCAGTTGTTTCCTCTTTCTACAAAACCCATCTAGAAATGCGTTAAGAAAAACGCTATACTTTTGAAATTACTCACAACACCATCTCAGCCTTTCACACCCCAATTAGAATGAGAATAGGGTAATGACATAGCCATCCTTTTACTCTAAGGATGCTGCCTTAAAATGTAACATGTTTAACTTGATATTAATATATAGAAAAAGGTCTTGCGCTTACGGTAACAAAGCCTTCTATAAACCAATAAAAAGACACGCGTAATCACCAAAGATTTTAGAAGCTCAACAGCTATACATACAActtatagaaaaaaaatcaaaagtccCCCGTTGTTGAAGTTGTCTCCCTACTTGTGCATCATTGAAGAACCAAAAACAAGTAAGATGAAAGGTTTAGTGAGCTAAACGGCAAGTCGATGGTAATACATTTtttctaagcggatcgaacaatcactatgcacgtttataaaaataataatatatttacAGGAAATCTTTTTACATATAGGGTTAACAACACTAATAACTTACAATCATAGATCAACAATCAATGGTCAATCCATTGAGTAATCCAAAACCAAgtatcaatggtctatccatggattaatctcaatcaaatcaaaagaCAATGGTTTACTCCATCGACTACTATGTAATGCCTATCGAACTATGGTCATGTTTAGTGCCGTGACAAAGGTTACTTACCTCCTCTTAACTAGGTCTACCACCTATATCAGCCGGTGGTGCAGCCTAAATGGATGTCCTGATAGTATGCATACATCTCCCACTCAATGGGTTCTTAACATAGCGATATGAGCATATCACATAAAGCACAATCTCCAATAATCCAATCAAAATCAGAACCATCTGATGACAACTCAGACAAACTCCACAATAGCATTTATcgacaaaatgcatttcataaactgtatatatatatatatatagcttttAGATATTCCCTTCGCAAAGCATTTATTCAAGGCATTTTGAACgaatttcttttcaaaactaCTACAAACAATACCTTGCAAAGCTTTGTCAATTAACGACAAAAGGTAGTAAAGGTTCGATCTAGttatgcaagaaatatgctcttttcttatttcataacatatctagtgattcttttttttagtctcaaaacatgagtttacaaactcaaagaagaaaagtactacTCACTCGATAAAGCCAAAATCCAACTACGAAGGTCACTCAAACCGACTCATCCGAATCCCtatccaatatatagaaaaacggatcaaattgagtaacaagtcatcctaaCGTATGACTTAGCTAAACTACATTTATTAGTGACAAAACCACGACTACGCCCCCATGGAAACTTATCCATAACAGAAATTCAATGTTGTCTACTATGGACAGCTCGCGAGCCAAAACCGTTAAAgccataacttcctccatcAAACTCCGTTTCAGGCCATCTTACTATCCATGCGAAGCTTGTTCAatgtactacaaaagtctcaacatagcTAACCTCGGCCGATAACTCGAAACTAACGAAATCAGGCCTCTAAGTTTACTGTTTGTGCTGTACTGTAGCGCAccagaattgaaaatcttgttccgggcaaaccgtagtgtcaaattaagatccgtcgaatcctatAGGTCCATAATATCCTAAAGTTTCTTTTCAAGCAAAAGACGCAGCCAATCGCCATGAAATCAGACACAACAGTtcagtttccccaaaaatctgaattttgccctaaatccgaaAAGTCACTTCAATAGGAGGGATGAGAGGTGCGAGCCCTTACCTAGCGCTGTGATAAGTAGTGGAATGAATTCCACCAGCCGTACGTGGCAGGTGGCTCATGCacgtgacttttttttctttctttttccctttctcctctctcctttccctttttcttcttttcttcctttccttttttctattctgGTCGTGCAGCTTAAAAGGGATCGCGGATTGCCCTCTTttacttgttcttcttcttcttctttttttaatggtggATCCACTATCTTGGTTGACCTAGTCAAAACCAGGGCCAAATACTACAGCCTATTTGTACTTCGAAGGATGAAGCACCCCAGTCCTTCCAGGCATCTGAATGTTTTCACCCTCTGATTTGTCACCATTGGGAAGATCTAATTCGAATGCTCGTTTTCCTGCGTTAGAAGAATTTATAGACGCTCAACAAAGATTTCGCCACATGCCCAAGATTCCAAATCCCACTGACGTGGATGAGCATGGAAGACGGGAGAAAGTTACTACAGCCGAAGCCGTATGGAGTTGGCAATCTGAAAATGGTTTGGCTCTAAATAATGTTGTGAAGCCAATCGATCGCAAGCTTAGCTTACCACTGTTCATGCAAGTTTAGACCATGTCAACGGAAAGATTGATCAATCGGCTTTGGTCACGAATAAGATGCTTGAGACGTTGCATACTatcatgcttttctttttcccctttcagTGCACCTAAATGAAGATAGTGAAACAAAGTATCGCCGCAACTCTTGAGCAGAAGTCGTTTAGGATGCTAGCTGTACCACTTTGAGACAGACTGTACTGAACTATGTCCAGAGGAAGTACCCCGGGGCTGTAATATCTACACACTGCAGTCTGCAGCATCCCTCAAAACTTGAATCAAGTGCGGCCAAGGAAAGCCGGCTCCCTATTTACCGCTCAAAGTACCACTGGGGGACACATGGCCTGCACTACCTTTGGGACTTCGACTGATTTCTTCAGTTGGTAAAATGAATACGGCTAAACGAAAGAGTGAATTTGAGGAATTAGATAACTTCGCCGTCGATTATCCATTCGCTGTGAAAACCTCAAAGCTTGactgaatttttgaaaagaaactGCTCATGACCATGTCTTGGGGGAATCGAGTTTTCCAATCCGGATTGttttaatgtttctttttttttttgtcaaaattgttTTAATGTTTATTAAGCTCCGTTTGTAtcttgaaaaatgaacaattttaaaaaaaattctaaaaaatggtcacttgtatcgcttacaaaaataaataaatgtgaaaaaaatttattgtccaTAAACATGTTTTGGTATAAATTgatatcgataatgaaaaaaattgcattaactaattatttcaagcaacataAGCATTCAtttctaagaaaaatattttcctagttacttatttttcacgaaacaaacggagccttaataaTTTTAGCTATCATTGTGTTGTGAATTGCATGTTTGATGTAGGAATGATGGGATGTAAGATAGATACAATGTGCTGATCGAGCTTATTGAGCTTATCCATTTGCACCTGTTGTTTACCGTGAGTGTGAGACGACACAGTCAATATTCGTTTCGCTTTTCTTACTCTCCATCTGGACATTCAGGCCGAAGTATGCCAACTTCTATCTCTGCACGAATCGGACTATACGGAATCAGCTGATGTAGCTCGCAGCCTAGCACTCCCCCATCAGGCTTTACGGAGCTACCCTCTTGTCCAGTTTGGACTTTCTAACGTGATATTTACTCCattataaatggaaaaaaatgagaCGTGATAAAACAATAGATAGTGTAGTTCACAAGGATGACAGTTTTCCGGCTACATGTTTTCTtatgaaagaaataaacaagCTCGATGGATAAATCCCTCCCagagaaaaaatggaaatccAATATGTCATCGGAATAAAAGA
This genomic interval from Rhodamnia argentea isolate NSW1041297 chromosome 4, ASM2092103v1, whole genome shotgun sequence contains the following:
- the LOC115729433 gene encoding disease resistance protein L6-like; translated protein: MASSSSTPPHGRDYEGGEEQWKGNNYEVFLSFRGKDTRKGFTDYLYTSLKDAGIHVFRDDVELRVGDEFGPELLHSITQSKISIPIILEDYASSKWCLRELAQILNCKRNEGQIVLPIFYKVEPSQVRYLKGRLGHAVNAHKENEDEMIVKKWKESLKEVSFLKGWESEKIHNGHEAVLVKMVVRRVMSELKRLFQLNVPEQLVGVDNRVENIMSKIDTKFNGTWIIRIYGMGGIGKTTLAKVLYNKLSSHFEDRCFVENIRETSRREGIKCLQKQLISDIIGSLCDVSNVDDGIGILKSRFTSKKVLILLDDVDDRIYLNALVGDGSWFKAGSIVIVTTRDKSILDTAGVSHKYQLNELLSDQSLVLFSRHAFRMDSPSIDYEVFSRDIVSTTWGLPLALEVIGSFLCGKTKEAWKATSKKLEKVPHTKVQEKLRISYDALDPDNQ